In Numidum massiliense, a single genomic region encodes these proteins:
- a CDS encoding glycerate kinase family protein, with amino-acid sequence MTGEHKEHKIKVVIAPDSFKGSLSARSVGEAAATGVKRAIPNAETVVIPMADGGEGSLDSLDRIVEQEIALTVRGPAGDPVHTSYAVIDYEGTPTAFIECARSTGLTLIDDDARDPFALTSYGLGEQIRHAAERGYKHIVVFLGGSATTDGGTGLLQALGYRLFDTDDRLLGIEANPLGKIARIDDRDKLSALDDCRLTIAVDVTNPFYGPEGAALVYGPQKGASPRQVAQLDHGLQQLAGLIADTYGIDLQGISGAGAAGGLGGVLAALFRAKTQPGFDIVSEVNGLQSEIDAADWVLTGEGKIDRQSTYGKVPVRVAQMAKRGKQGKQGKQGMQGKQDRPVIAIAGTVGDGIDELYEWIDGVFSIQRRPLTLAEALEAETARRQIEDTVEQLARIISFNTCHR; translated from the coding sequence ATGACCGGAGAACATAAAGAACATAAGATAAAAGTTGTCATTGCCCCCGATTCGTTCAAAGGTTCATTATCAGCCCGTTCAGTCGGAGAAGCAGCGGCAACTGGTGTGAAGCGGGCCATCCCAAACGCGGAAACGGTCGTCATCCCGATGGCCGACGGTGGTGAAGGCTCTCTCGACTCCTTGGACCGAATCGTCGAGCAGGAAATTGCGCTGACCGTTAGGGGGCCGGCAGGTGACCCTGTGCACACCAGCTATGCCGTCATCGATTACGAGGGAACACCGACCGCGTTTATCGAGTGCGCGCGCAGTACCGGGCTCACATTGATCGACGACGACGCGCGTGATCCGTTCGCGTTAACGTCTTACGGCCTCGGGGAGCAAATTAGGCACGCCGCCGAGCGGGGTTACAAACATATCGTCGTCTTCCTCGGAGGGAGTGCGACAACCGACGGTGGAACCGGCCTGTTGCAAGCGCTCGGCTATCGGCTGTTTGATACAGACGACAGGCTGTTAGGGATCGAGGCAAATCCGCTCGGAAAAATTGCCCGTATCGACGATCGCGACAAGCTCTCCGCGTTGGACGACTGCCGCCTGACAATCGCAGTCGATGTGACGAATCCCTTTTACGGGCCGGAAGGCGCAGCTTTAGTGTATGGCCCGCAAAAAGGTGCCTCCCCTCGGCAGGTCGCTCAGTTAGATCACGGTTTGCAGCAGTTGGCTGGGCTCATCGCTGACACGTACGGCATCGACTTGCAAGGCATTTCTGGTGCGGGAGCTGCAGGTGGTTTAGGTGGTGTACTCGCCGCTCTGTTTCGCGCAAAGACGCAGCCCGGATTCGACATTGTGTCTGAAGTGAATGGGCTACAGAGTGAGATCGATGCCGCCGATTGGGTGCTAACGGGTGAAGGCAAAATCGACCGTCAATCGACGTACGGGAAGGTTCCGGTGCGCGTGGCGCAAATGGCGAAGCGAGGAAAGCAAGGAAAGCAAGGAAAGCAGGGGATGCAGGGAAAGCAGGACAGACCGGTTATTGCGATAGCGGGTACGGTAGGGGACGGGATCGACGAGCTGTACGAGTGGATCGACGGCGTATTTTCCATTCAGAGAAGGCCACTTACACTTGCGGAGGCGCTAGAGGCTGAAACGGCACGTCGGCAAATTGAAGATACGGTTGAACAACTTGCACGCATCATTTCATTTAACACTTGTCACCGGTAG
- a CDS encoding TIGR04197 family type VII secretion effector: MTEITSNLRTLQHFTMKMEVGNRSMAHDAESEPLAPSPNTNVTANARMIEAYSDYVTLAGDFYSCMAADINRLKSIGDSFTEEDQRASQSFQRHPLSVE; the protein is encoded by the coding sequence ATGACAGAAATTACGTCGAATCTAAGGACCTTGCAACACTTTACAATGAAAATGGAAGTCGGTAATCGCTCGATGGCTCATGACGCCGAGAGTGAACCATTAGCGCCGTCGCCAAATACAAACGTCACCGCTAACGCGCGTATGATCGAGGCGTACAGTGATTATGTCACGCTTGCCGGCGATTTTTACTCGTGCATGGCGGCAGACATTAACCGTTTAAAGTCAATCGGGGACTCTTTTACGGAAGAAGACCAGCGGGCGAGCCAGTCTTTTCAGCGCCATCCGTTGTCGGTGGAATAA
- a CDS encoding threonine/serine exporter family protein, translating into MGELLHVLIQFMLSFIASMGFGIIFNAPRKSLLQCGVVGSVGWVPYILLVDAGVDAVQASFVGAFAVALIGHVMAKTYRTPVIIFSVAGIIPLVPGGLSYDTMRHAASNEYLAAIPLAAKAFMISGAIAMGLVFAEVFVQLVLKSKEALKRRV; encoded by the coding sequence ATGGGCGAATTACTCCATGTACTTATACAATTTATGTTAAGTTTTATTGCCTCGATGGGATTCGGGATTATATTCAATGCACCGCGCAAATCGTTACTCCAGTGTGGGGTTGTCGGCAGCGTTGGCTGGGTTCCGTACATCTTACTCGTCGATGCGGGAGTCGACGCCGTGCAAGCCTCTTTCGTCGGCGCCTTTGCCGTCGCTTTAATCGGGCACGTAATGGCTAAAACATATAGAACCCCCGTGATTATTTTCAGTGTCGCCGGCATTATTCCACTCGTTCCCGGGGGCTTGTCCTACGATACGATGCGCCATGCGGCGAGCAATGAATACTTGGCGGCGATCCCTTTGGCGGCCAAAGCATTCATGATTTCCGGCGCTATTGCGATGGGGCTCGTTTTTGCCGAAGTATTCGTGCAGTTGGTGCTTAAGAGTAAAGAAGCGTTAAAGCGGCGTGTTTAG
- a CDS encoding TipC family immunity protein has translation MRWKIALILLVLLAALYLYKTSQIKNAFDEMYYDKVPSFFGGYSPASFKGTRILGPLSDGVRFMAEDSIYESVNSDYLKSNEVYNLYFYKDEARIVLSFNKFIAAKTNVRVKYEYGVNERKISEYPIIVITEGSNGRSKVIRGHTDVTEFLKKRGITERTIEEYRHYMLYDTLLANWFKENKGKSKFDLNNIGELTIVKE, from the coding sequence ATGCGGTGGAAGATTGCACTTATCTTGCTTGTATTGTTGGCTGCACTGTATCTTTATAAGACGAGTCAAATCAAGAACGCATTTGATGAGATGTATTACGATAAAGTGCCGTCGTTTTTTGGCGGTTATAGTCCAGCCAGTTTTAAAGGGACGAGAATATTGGGACCTTTAAGCGACGGCGTACGTTTCATGGCGGAGGATAGTATTTATGAAAGCGTCAATAGTGATTATTTAAAGTCAAATGAAGTATATAATCTTTATTTCTACAAAGATGAAGCAAGAATAGTTCTCAGTTTTAATAAATTTATTGCAGCAAAGACGAATGTGAGGGTTAAGTATGAATATGGTGTAAATGAACGTAAAATAAGTGAATATCCGATTATAGTTATTACTGAGGGCTCTAATGGAAGAAGCAAAGTCATTCGCGGTCATACAGATGTTACAGAGTTCCTTAAGAAGCGAGGCATCACCGAGCGTACAATAGAGGAATATCGGCATTACATGCTGTACGATACGCTGTTAGCCAATTGGTTTAAGGAAAACAAAGGCAAATCGAAATTTGACCTTAACAATATAGGGGAGTTAACAATTGTTAAGGAATGA
- a CDS encoding sigma-70 family RNA polymerase sigma factor, whose translation MQHLLFKLQSFESYYPDKSEIRLSEARDLIEQMIGVKVDAAYVISFLREKGYMHIAEDQPKSGELRLNDIHTTRNSSEESPSAMEETEASASKVYDAFDLELDDILALDWQPQRVSKVRGASHTNEASIEASIEPNIEAGVHKSCDVAVSGAHKGRETVAIREGGVASRNEAVEGAHHSKKNSMDEYATNDMLLRAYLLHGEEDALEALIRNNERLVYKYAIRYKNYMSHSLAIDDLVSEGKIGLMQAIERFDLSKGREFSTYAVWWIRQRMTRAIFDTGTLVRIPVHMCETVRKIKRAEQSYLIKQQEPNIAAICEELDISPDTYERAKLIDHRFLTMPSLEQDVSDGDGDSQLGQFVSADTHALVGDYGDAYANPSLQIERGDVRERLQQALTSYLKPRERDVLLERFGFHDDQPKTLEQIGQLHGLTRERIRQIEAKALHRLRKLIGRKNERNDWLWPEVSYGV comes from the coding sequence ATGCAACATTTACTTTTTAAACTGCAATCGTTTGAAAGCTATTACCCAGATAAAAGCGAGATTCGTTTATCCGAGGCGCGAGACCTAATCGAGCAAATGATCGGTGTAAAAGTTGACGCGGCGTATGTAATATCTTTTTTACGGGAAAAGGGATATATGCATATTGCCGAGGATCAGCCGAAAAGTGGCGAGTTACGCTTAAATGATATTCATACGACGCGAAACAGTTCAGAAGAATCCCCGAGTGCAATGGAAGAAACAGAAGCTTCCGCTTCAAAGGTCTACGACGCGTTCGATTTAGAGTTAGATGACATCCTTGCGCTCGACTGGCAGCCCCAGCGTGTGTCCAAAGTGAGGGGTGCTAGCCATACAAATGAAGCAAGTATCGAGGCAAGTATCGAACCAAATATCGAAGCAGGTGTTCACAAAAGCTGCGACGTCGCTGTAAGCGGTGCCCACAAAGGTCGCGAAACTGTCGCCATTCGAGAGGGGGGCGTCGCCAGTAGGAACGAAGCCGTCGAAGGGGCTCATCATTCAAAAAAGAACAGCATGGACGAATATGCGACCAACGACATGCTCCTACGCGCCTACCTCCTTCATGGGGAAGAAGACGCCTTAGAGGCACTCATTCGAAATAACGAGCGGCTCGTGTATAAATATGCCATCAGATATAAGAACTACATGTCGCACAGTTTAGCGATCGACGACCTCGTTTCCGAAGGGAAGATCGGGTTAATGCAAGCGATCGAGCGGTTCGACCTGTCTAAGGGTAGGGAGTTTTCTACATATGCCGTTTGGTGGATCCGCCAGCGCATGACCCGAGCAATCTTTGATACTGGCACCCTCGTTCGCATTCCTGTGCACATGTGTGAAACGGTACGAAAGATCAAACGGGCGGAACAGTCGTACTTAATCAAGCAGCAGGAGCCGAATATAGCGGCCATTTGCGAGGAACTAGACATCTCCCCGGACACATATGAACGTGCCAAACTCATTGACCACCGCTTTTTGACAATGCCCTCCCTCGAACAAGACGTTTCCGACGGGGATGGAGACAGTCAACTCGGGCAGTTTGTGTCGGCAGATACGCACGCGCTCGTCGGCGATTATGGGGATGCGTACGCGAATCCATCGTTACAAATCGAGAGGGGCGACGTTCGCGAGCGCTTGCAGCAAGCGCTAACGAGTTACTTAAAACCACGAGAACGCGATGTGTTGTTAGAACGGTTTGGATTTCACGACGATCAGCCAAAAACGCTTGAGCAGATCGGGCAATTGCACGGCTTGACGCGAGAGCGCATCCGTCAAATCGAAGCGAAAGCGCTGCATCGATTACGTAAGCTTATCGGGCGCAAAAACGAACGAAACGACTGGCTTTGGCCAGAAGTCTCTTACGGGGTGTGA
- a CDS encoding T7SS effector LXG polymorphic toxin yields the protein MGLKIHMPEVHQQIQTINGVLSMKNTFAHNILAALESFVEDTELKGSAYQSAKDYFNATYVALTKGMIRVHEEMIAGNERFIQQFTSEVDSSPSAIIDEDQLRRQIDELNNWKRKLMDKLNGNFENLINDKLNIEQLAQTIAALRQFNCSSADIYDSAKFLMEQIQAGLRAVNYYSTWDAKTNRYTHQLKDLSWSRILQKDWDFSRKTERERFIDQMKEQYGFSDDEIEIMEKLRKKLKKRYPKLSSKQLDWYFSRLLGGFVYGDSEGESIWKDLGNKIAWESTAGNPYVDVEYLTLDGQLVRLTEEFYFTKVLGISEEEYRLLRYKVRIQNFIVGRPNVFSWEVIVDDGYSYLYKSKFEEATGRKLSMEEFKKKWEEQYDAMKHCGDFAHQMIIVATLTYENPLPSLADIVTLGETDDNAGWLGDATNDKDGPLSMGPDDYKADLDAVNIHHLMETKEISYIKASNQYYRDLDAKYTRAEMFRKIKSLKEVKKAILAKLKVDTMEEVRKIAPDTYNFYRSLEDGNNEMGDYR from the coding sequence GTGGGATTAAAAATACATATGCCTGAAGTGCATCAACAGATCCAAACGATCAATGGCGTGTTATCGATGAAAAATACATTTGCTCATAACATCCTAGCTGCGTTGGAGTCATTCGTCGAGGATACAGAGTTAAAAGGCAGCGCCTATCAGTCAGCAAAAGATTATTTTAACGCGACGTATGTTGCCTTAACAAAAGGGATGATTCGAGTACACGAAGAAATGATCGCCGGCAATGAGCGCTTCATCCAGCAGTTTACGAGCGAGGTAGACTCCTCGCCAAGTGCCATCATCGACGAAGACCAATTAAGACGACAAATTGACGAGCTAAATAATTGGAAGAGAAAATTAATGGATAAATTGAACGGTAACTTTGAGAATCTCATCAACGATAAGCTTAACATTGAACAGTTGGCACAAACGATTGCCGCTCTGCGCCAATTTAACTGCAGTAGCGCAGATATATACGACTCAGCAAAATTTTTAATGGAACAGATTCAAGCGGGTTTAAGGGCGGTCAATTATTACAGCACTTGGGATGCGAAAACGAATCGTTATACCCATCAGCTAAAGGACCTATCGTGGAGCCGTATATTGCAGAAGGACTGGGATTTCTCTCGGAAAACAGAACGAGAACGATTTATTGACCAGATGAAGGAACAATACGGTTTTTCCGACGACGAAATAGAGATTATGGAGAAACTACGGAAGAAATTAAAGAAAAGATACCCGAAGCTCTCGTCAAAACAGCTTGACTGGTATTTCTCGCGACTGTTGGGAGGGTTTGTTTATGGCGATTCCGAAGGAGAAAGCATTTGGAAAGACTTAGGGAATAAAATTGCTTGGGAGTCGACGGCAGGAAACCCATATGTCGATGTAGAATACCTCACACTGGATGGGCAACTTGTTCGCTTAACGGAAGAATTCTACTTTACTAAGGTATTAGGTATATCGGAAGAAGAGTATAGATTGTTGAGGTACAAGGTACGGATTCAGAACTTCATAGTCGGCAGACCAAACGTTTTTAGTTGGGAGGTGATAGTTGATGACGGTTACTCATATTTATATAAAAGTAAATTTGAGGAAGCGACGGGTCGCAAGTTAAGTATGGAAGAGTTCAAGAAAAAATGGGAAGAGCAGTATGATGCAATGAAACATTGCGGTGATTTTGCTCACCAAATGATCATCGTTGCGACATTAACATATGAAAATCCCCTACCTTCCTTGGCAGATATTGTTACCTTGGGGGAAACCGATGATAATGCGGGTTGGTTAGGCGATGCCACTAATGATAAAGATGGCCCACTTAGCATGGGGCCGGACGATTACAAAGCGGATTTAGACGCGGTGAACATTCACCACTTGATGGAGACTAAGGAAATATCTTACATCAAGGCCAGTAATCAATATTACCGTGACCTCGATGCGAAATATACGCGGGCTGAAATGTTCCGGAAGATCAAGAGCTTGAAAGAAGTTAAAAAGGCTATTTTGGCAAAGTTGAAGGTTGATACGATGGAAGAGGTTCGTAAAATAGCACCCGACACGTATAACTTTTACCGGAGCTTGGAGGACGGGAACAATGAAATGGGTGATTACCGATGA
- a CDS encoding DEAD/DEAH box helicase: MNMNACVKMNEMLEQHLRLLTEKGIGMDTGAVAGTPCGAEDASQTWATTTATSIEKPLLLVFKGFPAAFLKQLPYDKLLSLPLTIDIVELDRAKAAMLLEVIGKLTQLPQGQPIWCTLEEYTMVGHGVLSLYFRSVVFENNLYYRTYPCLYRIPKREWLLTKYFSEDGGITPDDDDHRSSDKEHDDYLSIFHNYYGELRRIGGKDYVVYAETEEAIGFFPEEPTTVEKRKLRSDETATLELSEEEEAFLLLTQQLLVEGDGDSSTANTPMDNTIHHEPPVQSSATSTARLATSQTSRLTTWQTAQPTTWQTARLPQDILISFTGDLDVDPLHYVGRIAIMQMLFPKHRFTLVTKTTEARAIANEPAYRDILQKYWGYDSFRDLRMYKDIHDTARKETVVIPQSHIIDDLVQQAEQAQKGEAYKDIFVTSPTGAGKSVMFQVPAIYLAQTYGLMTIVISPLIGLMTDQVQGLISRNVELSATINSEITPAEKMDIREKIKEGQISILYISPETLLSRSDITMLIGERQIGLFVIDEAHIVTTWGKAFRSDYWYLGNYLQRLRRERQFPIATFTATAIYGGMEDMYAETRDSLNLINPISYFGYVKRDDIEVKIKQNEQQRQYNEYLNDKFKILTYRLEAFVKQGQKTLVYFPTVKLIHMFKSFAEMYGGAQLLEQLTAYFGRQNKEVKNASYLKFKNGEALVMLATKAFGMGIDIPDIVNVYHFAPTGNVCDYVQEIGRAARALPQGYAYFDFLPKDFVHVNRLHGISTIRKHQLIQVMQKVLHIMNRDEKALRHRNLLINAEEFRYIFQQGAALEGSDDVDNKLKTALLIIEKDFKAKLGYSPLIARPRNVFAKEYVMIRRGEEEKILARHGKYFSEKHVFPAGQGVFGNVYSFNMKRLWEANYRHLSYPQFKYKFHQKDEALELDFLEALLPVLQIETTLQTPNIGRFMNELGQYVDKIADLFGSYAKSGKFFRAQDIARGLRRAFGRDKYFCDNLATVLLHSVENYERLRWRNVNFAHKILKYNDQSDSYSLQGSSYGDFLDWLQNDARHLFSAANVTRVNEQVSELYLPKTSRTHIEQRFILLGLLEAMGLLVYRANGGDHPEISLRINSRFQLKRCVDNPEKYSNYILQNVYDRHKLSVAMLTYLFENKVPNEQFWELIEDYFLGKIPAVVEAAVY; encoded by the coding sequence ATGAACATGAACGCATGCGTTAAAATGAACGAAATGCTTGAACAGCATTTACGGTTGTTAACAGAAAAAGGAATCGGAATGGATACGGGAGCGGTGGCTGGTACACCGTGCGGAGCGGAAGATGCCTCACAAACATGGGCCACCACAACGGCTACCTCGATCGAAAAACCACTGCTTCTCGTTTTCAAAGGCTTTCCCGCTGCATTTCTTAAACAATTGCCGTACGATAAGTTACTATCGCTACCATTAACGATCGACATCGTGGAACTAGATCGAGCCAAAGCGGCCATGTTGCTGGAAGTGATCGGGAAACTCACTCAGTTGCCGCAAGGTCAGCCGATTTGGTGTACGCTGGAAGAATATACGATGGTAGGACACGGCGTGTTGTCGCTTTATTTTCGGAGTGTCGTCTTTGAAAACAACCTTTACTACCGAACCTATCCGTGTCTATACCGCATTCCTAAGCGGGAGTGGTTGCTCACGAAGTATTTTAGCGAAGACGGCGGTATAACGCCAGATGACGATGACCATCGTTCGTCGGATAAAGAGCATGACGACTATTTATCGATTTTCCACAACTATTACGGTGAATTGCGGCGAATCGGGGGAAAAGATTACGTCGTGTACGCGGAGACCGAAGAAGCAATCGGTTTTTTTCCCGAGGAACCTACGACTGTCGAGAAACGGAAATTGCGTTCAGATGAAACGGCAACGTTGGAGTTGTCGGAAGAAGAAGAGGCGTTTTTGCTATTGACGCAGCAACTGCTCGTGGAGGGCGATGGCGACTCGTCGACGGCAAACACCCCTATGGACAACACGATTCACCACGAACCGCCCGTACAATCTTCCGCCACGTCGACCGCGCGATTAGCGACATCGCAGACCTCGCGTCTAACGACATGGCAGACCGCGCAGCCAACGACATGGCAGACCGCGCGATTGCCGCAAGACATCCTCATCTCCTTCACCGGCGACTTGGACGTAGACCCTTTGCACTATGTGGGTCGCATCGCCATTATGCAGATGTTGTTTCCTAAGCACCGTTTTACACTCGTGACGAAAACGACGGAGGCAAGAGCGATCGCAAACGAACCGGCGTATCGCGACATTTTGCAAAAATATTGGGGGTACGACAGCTTTCGCGACTTGCGCATGTACAAAGACATTCATGATACGGCGAGGAAGGAAACGGTCGTCATCCCGCAAAGTCACATTATCGACGACCTCGTGCAGCAGGCAGAACAAGCGCAAAAAGGTGAAGCGTATAAAGACATTTTTGTTACGTCACCGACGGGTGCGGGGAAATCGGTCATGTTCCAAGTGCCAGCCATCTATTTAGCGCAAACGTACGGGCTGATGACGATCGTCATATCCCCGCTCATCGGTTTGATGACGGATCAAGTGCAAGGCCTTATCTCGCGTAACGTGGAACTGTCGGCGACGATTAACTCGGAAATTACGCCCGCGGAAAAGATGGACATTCGGGAAAAAATTAAAGAGGGTCAAATCTCGATTTTGTACATATCGCCGGAGACGTTGCTCAGTCGCTCTGACATCACAATGTTAATCGGCGAGCGCCAAATCGGGCTGTTCGTCATCGACGAGGCTCACATCGTGACGACGTGGGGCAAAGCGTTCCGTTCCGACTACTGGTACTTAGGAAACTACTTGCAGCGCCTGCGGCGAGAACGACAGTTTCCGATCGCCACGTTTACCGCAACGGCGATTTACGGCGGCATGGAAGACATGTACGCTGAGACGCGGGACAGCTTGAATTTGATCAATCCGATCAGTTACTTCGGTTACGTCAAACGGGATGACATCGAAGTGAAAATTAAGCAGAATGAGCAGCAGCGGCAATACAACGAATATCTTAACGATAAGTTTAAAATACTGACATATCGGTTGGAGGCGTTTGTCAAGCAGGGGCAAAAAACGCTCGTCTATTTTCCGACGGTCAAGTTAATCCACATGTTTAAGTCATTTGCAGAAATGTACGGGGGCGCACAGCTGTTGGAGCAGTTAACGGCTTACTTCGGTCGGCAAAACAAAGAGGTGAAAAATGCCAGTTACTTAAAGTTCAAAAACGGTGAGGCGCTCGTCATGCTGGCGACGAAAGCGTTCGGGATGGGGATCGACATTCCAGACATCGTCAACGTGTACCATTTTGCACCTACGGGCAACGTGTGTGATTATGTACAAGAAATCGGGCGTGCAGCGCGGGCTTTGCCACAAGGGTATGCGTACTTTGACTTTTTGCCTAAAGATTTCGTTCACGTTAACCGGCTCCACGGCATCTCGACGATTCGAAAGCACCAGCTCATTCAAGTGATGCAAAAAGTGTTGCACATCATGAACCGCGATGAGAAAGCACTCCGCCACCGCAACTTATTGATTAATGCGGAGGAATTTCGCTACATTTTTCAACAAGGTGCCGCCCTAGAAGGAAGCGACGACGTCGACAATAAATTGAAGACCGCCTTACTCATTATTGAAAAAGACTTTAAGGCGAAGCTCGGCTACTCACCGCTCATCGCGCGGCCGCGCAACGTTTTTGCTAAAGAGTATGTGATGATTCGCCGCGGCGAAGAAGAGAAAATCTTAGCGCGCCATGGCAAGTATTTTAGCGAGAAACATGTCTTTCCTGCGGGGCAGGGCGTGTTTGGCAATGTGTATTCATTTAATATGAAACGACTGTGGGAGGCGAACTATCGTCATTTATCTTATCCTCAATTTAAGTACAAATTTCACCAAAAGGATGAGGCGTTAGAACTAGACTTCCTCGAGGCGCTATTACCAGTGCTACAAATCGAAACGACCTTACAGACGCCGAACATCGGTCGTTTTATGAACGAACTCGGACAGTACGTGGACAAAATCGCCGACTTGTTCGGATCTTATGCGAAGAGCGGAAAGTTTTTTCGCGCGCAGGACATTGCGCGTGGTCTGCGTCGCGCATTTGGACGGGACAAATACTTTTGCGATAACTTAGCGACGGTTCTGTTGCACAGTGTGGAAAACTATGAACGGCTGCGTTGGAGGAACGTGAATTTCGCGCACAAAATCCTCAAGTATAACGACCAGTCGGATTCGTACAGCCTGCAGGGGAGCAGTTACGGCGATTTTCTCGATTGGCTCCAAAATGACGCGCGGCACCTGTTTTCCGCAGCCAATGTTACGCGCGTGAACGAGCAGGTAAGCGAACTTTACTTACCGAAGACGAGCCGCACGCACATCGAGCAAAGGTTCATCTTGCTAGGGTTGCTCGAAGCGATGGGACTGCTCGTCTACCGCGCCAACGGTGGCGACCACCCAGAAATATCGCTGCGCATTAACTCGCGCTTTCAATTGAAACGGTGTGTGGACAACCCGGAGAAGTATAGCAACTACATTTTACAAAACGTGTACGACCGTCACAAGCTGTCCGTGGCCATGTTGACGTATTTGTTTGAAAACAAAGTACCGAACGAGCAATTTTGGGAGCTGATTGAGGATTATTTCTTAGGGAAGATTCCGGCCGTCGTAGAGGCGGCGGTATACTAA
- a CDS encoding threonine/serine exporter family protein: MQSEVTDPMQKVIDVCLLAGRIMMQSGAETYRVEDTMTRMAASCGIKNAQTFVIPTGIILSIEGLNNPTHLARINERSTDLEKVARVNHISRKMAGGELSVEEAYQALTELHTANLSFPIWLQITAAALASGCFLIMFKGVWSDFFSAVCVGGIGFSTLLIIHHFTKVKFFAEFIASLVIGIVSVSLVSYGVGEQLDKIIIGSVMPLVPGLLITNAVRDLMAGHFVSGLSKGAEAFFTAFAIGAGVAVIFSFHAV; encoded by the coding sequence ATGCAGAGCGAAGTCACTGACCCGATGCAAAAGGTTATTGACGTTTGTCTGCTCGCGGGGCGCATCATGATGCAAAGCGGCGCGGAAACGTATCGGGTGGAGGATACGATGACGCGGATGGCGGCGTCTTGTGGCATAAAAAATGCCCAAACCTTTGTCATACCGACCGGCATTATCTTGTCGATCGAAGGTTTAAACAATCCGACGCATCTCGCAAGAATAAACGAGCGCTCTACAGATCTGGAAAAAGTGGCACGGGTGAATCACATCTCGCGAAAGATGGCGGGCGGTGAGTTGTCGGTCGAAGAAGCGTATCAGGCGTTAACGGAACTACATACCGCAAATTTATCCTTCCCTATTTGGCTGCAAATAACAGCTGCTGCACTCGCGAGCGGCTGCTTTTTAATCATGTTTAAAGGGGTGTGGAGCGATTTCTTTTCCGCTGTATGCGTCGGCGGGATCGGTTTTTCTACTTTATTGATCATTCACCACTTTACAAAGGTGAAGTTTTTTGCCGAGTTTATCGCTTCGCTCGTGATCGGCATCGTCTCGGTATCGCTCGTCTCATACGGCGTTGGCGAACAACTCGATAAAATAATCATCGGTTCCGTGATGCCGCTCGTGCCGGGGCTTTTAATCACGAATGCGGTGCGCGATTTAATGGCGGGGCATTTTGTGTCCGGACTGTCGAAAGGTGCTGAGGCGTTTTTCACAGCTTTTGCGATCGGCGCGGGAGTGGCGGTTATTTTTTCTTTTCATGCGGTGTAG
- a CDS encoding helix-turn-helix domain-containing protein, whose protein sequence is MELDPITLGSLIRKRRKDMGFTLNDLANDNVSVPTISNIERGITGNLASE, encoded by the coding sequence ATGGAGCTCGATCCAATCACGTTAGGTTCACTGATCCGCAAACGTCGCAAAGACATGGGGTTCACTCTGAACGACCTGGCCAACGACAACGTCTCCGTCCCGACGATCAGCAACATCGAGCGCGGCATCACGGGCAATCTCGCCAGTGAGTAA
- a CDS encoding DUF3958 family protein — MEEEERLKQMAILSGRIAEAEEDLRKNARKIEQNEQTIGEVEQSMQQGKWLLEAMQTGWSGERAHQFYNQSSAGLFEAKRHIEHALYEEQEALQTQRKQLRVKQDQLQRTYAQLKTRGHESWD, encoded by the coding sequence ATGGAAGAAGAGGAGCGACTCAAACAAATGGCGATCCTTTCGGGGAGGATCGCCGAAGCCGAGGAAGATTTGCGAAAGAACGCAAGGAAAATTGAACAGAATGAACAGACGATAGGCGAAGTTGAACAGTCTATGCAGCAGGGGAAGTGGCTCTTGGAAGCGATGCAAACAGGATGGTCCGGCGAGCGGGCGCATCAGTTCTACAATCAATCGTCAGCCGGACTGTTCGAAGCCAAACGGCACATAGAACACGCTCTGTACGAAGAACAGGAAGCGCTGCAAACGCAAAGGAAGCAGTTAAGGGTGAAACAAGACCAGTTGCAACGCACATACGCGCAACTGAAAACGAGGGGGCATGAGTCGTGGGATTAA